tatatgcttttgtcattttatcatttatttgtttatttattttagttgctatataatattaattaatttgagtttttatttattattagaatttttgtgctttaaacttatttttgaggcaacttTTCAAGTTTTCCCATAATtgttaggtcaatattttattcgatttcaatgaacagagatgttttcaaagttttaatttcagtaaactaaaataaccctGGAACTCTCCCTAAACAAAAAGGTCATGACAGTTTACCAAAACTACAactataatttttttctgtttattgaaataaaaaataaatactggcctgaatatttacaaatatataaaaattcaacaaaaactaaaaattacaCTTGAACTacgataaattaaaaaataaacttgtatAGCAACATATAAAACCGATGACAAGAGcaataccaaaattgctaataactaaaatgaacattaaaatatcaaaataaaagtgaacTACCAGAAAACGCAACTTAACAACAAAGCAACAGATGCTTAACTCAAGAATGAAATGCAGGAAATGTAATCTTAAGATCCTCCAAATTactcccaaacacacacacactaacagaCACAATCCATCCCACAGAAAGAGACACAAACCTCGAGCTCCACCAGGTCGAACACGGTGTCTGGAATCCCGCTCAGCATGAAGAGATGAAGCTCCAGCTTCTCCTGCGAGTTCTTGGTGATCCTCTGTCGGAGTTTCTCCAGCGTCCACTCGTTGTTCAGGTTCAGCTGTCTCAGTTTGTTCTCGCTGACCTCCGACAGGAACACGGCGAACCTCTTGGAGTACAGCGGGTCGTACTGGTCGATCATGTGCAGCATGAAGGCGAAGTCGTTCTTCACGTCCGGAATGTCGCTGTAGCTGCTCTCCTCGCGGATGGACTCGAAGGAGTAGCGTTTCAGCGAGCGGCTGACGATCCAGTAGAGCGTGTACATGCATATGAGGCCGTACACCACCACCAGACTGATGTAGAAAGAGGCCAGGATCTTGAAGAGCGTGGCCAGCGGATGGGCGCAGCGGTACATTCTGTAACCCGTCAGCTTCTGGATGTTGACCTTACACTCGACTTTGAACTGAATCTTGTGAACGTAATAGATGGTGTagcagatgatgatgatgaactgGAAGACTTTGATGATCACCTGACGAATGTAAAGGCGGTGGACGATGTCGCCCTCTTCTACATGGACACGAAACTTTTTCACCTGCAAAAGGGAGAAATAGGAGTTTTTACATTTGGAACGTTCCGAGCATCCTTGCAAGCTATTCTCTATGTGTGCACAGACCTTTTCAAACAAAGCCTTGGCCTGCTCGCCCTCCTTCTTGTCCAGGACGCCCGTTTCCGATCGGTCCACGATCCCCTGCTCGATCCGAGACTTGGTCCTCTGCAGCATGGGAACGCTCGCTTCCACATCCTGGTCGCTCACGCTGGAGGCCTTTTTATCCATGGACCCGTTCACCTTTCCGGCCGGCTTCGAGTCGCTCTCCTCCGCCACGGTTTCGGACAGCGCCCGCGTCGTCCACGGGGAGTCGAAGCACTTCAGCAGAATGGACACGAAGTGCTCCAGCTTCGAGCTGGTCCGCGGAAACTTGAACCAGAAGTTACTGCACGCCAGAAAAATCAGCGTGTGCAGCAACACCAAATACGGGAAGTACTTCGCGAACCAGTGGAGCACGTTCTCGTAACACACGGCGTCCACGTAGTTGTACTGGTGCCGGTCGAGGTCATACTTGATGCCTTTGGGTTCAGAGTTGAGAGACACGCTGACGTTGTTCTGGTCGCAGGTGTCGTTTACCACCCATTTGCACGGGAGGCAAATCATCTTGTCCTGCGTGACCTGCAGCGTGCCTCCGAACACGGCGATCATCAGCATGACGATGGAGATGTAGTCTGTGAACACGTCCCACCATGGCTTCAGAATGCGGTACGCAGGTTGCGTGTCAGCAAAGTACCGCAGCTCAGTGATGGGAATCATGACAGCTCACCTGAAAAACAATAAGAGAGAATTTTTTTCCAGTTACAGAAATGAGGGTAGAATTTGCTTTATTGCAATATTGTCATTAAACGGTCtcgacaacataaacaaactttatgtggcccaaacttaacttccaaaAAATCTAGTAGTAGTGAAGTAGTTTTAATTCCATTCAATGCTATAGATatccaataaaatattaatataaatcaaatatcaaataaattgttatataataaccaaacaaagactggaagttaacttcgggccaggaaCATGAAACGTACAGTACATTATACACTAGGTTTAATTTactatacaattttttttcttattttgggAATGGTAGCGCTGGTATAATGTTAAGCataacaaacttttgaaaatgtgctctatttttataaaaaatctaCAATCATTCATACAGAATGCTAAGGTGCATCTTTTAAAAGACTTGCATTGATACCATGTATTGTGTATTCTTTAAAGCGAGGTATTAAAGGGAGATTTTTCTGACGGATCGTTGCTTTAATGCTTCTGCGTTTGTCAAACACGTTAGGACATCTCAAAGTGGAATGAGGCCAGAAAGTGAccataaataatgtaataagaGGAAGGAGAATAAGAACATGAAGATTTACTGTCAGCATATTTTACACCCTTGTCTTCTGTCATCTACTGTTTTCtcttacagaaaaagttgtatacaCATCATGAATACAGGAAGTAGTTATAAATGAGTCAGCAGAACATCTCCAGTATTCTACATCCCAAAGTGACTTAAAGCTCCACTTTGTGTAGCGGAAAGTACAGATTCAtgtactcacacacacacacacagttaggTAGTGAAAGCAAACCGAGCTCTTGACTTTATAAAAGCGGTTTACAAACTCGGCCCTCTTTTGCGCGAAGGCTGCGGTCGGCACGCTGGCATACCGAGATATTTAGGGTTGCCAGGTTGGAGTTTAGAATGAATCCCATCTGCCCTGCGTCTGCCTCACCCCAGACTGCATGAGAGAGAAAACCTGCCTGCCACACACACTTTACCCACAATTCAGTTCTACTCTAATTCAGCTATAACATGCCAAGACAGAATAAGGCCAGACATTGAAAAAAACTGATAAGAGCTAAAAGAGATTTATGAGCTCTTTACGAAGGAAGGAACAAAACAAGAGTAATACAGCCAAAATGTaccaaacaaaatgttcatCAATAATTCAACAGTTTATCCCAAACCGAACAAGTGCTCATCTccacaccctcatgtcatggGATATTTGTCAAAAaccgtgttccacagaagactaTAGTGTTTGGATCAACATTAGGGTGAAAGAAGGTTAACCCAACTCTTTCTCAGACCTCCATTATATAACTGCCATCATTAGAGGAGATGAGCACCAGCAGACCAATAAAAATGGGTGGAGATACAGAAAGACAAAGAGATAAAGAAAAAGCTGGTGAGTTCATTAGCTGGAGAAAAGGGCTAATGGGGGCCGAGACAGGAAAGAGTACAGACGAGAAGAAATAAACTCAAGAAACGAGAAATATAATGACGTTTGGTGGCGCCCAGGCGTGTCATTtccatcattcattcattcaatcgCACGCTCCGTCTTTGTATATGTGAGAACTCTGGAATCAGTGAGTCAGATTTAGAGTCGCTCCGGCTAACATCTATACTTAGACTGGGAAAGGCTGGGAATCTTCCGTTTAGGATTCGGGGGCCAGAGTGAAAATGCAGAAAAGAGCACGGCAATTGTATTTCGACCGAGACCTTGTAAAAATTCCACGCAGGACCGAAACAATTCCCAGAGTTACAGGAGTCCAATACACTGCACTGCAAACTCCAATACGCTGCATTAGAGATTCGTTATTGATTTATTGACTGCAGatctaaaaaaatcaatatacAAACATTATGATGCGTGGTTCATTTAGATGAAGTGTTTAGGAGCCATCTGGCTGGGTTTACTGAAACACTCTCGCTGATGTACAAGACCTTCTGATGCCGGAAAAACCTACAATTTAGAATACAGCATAAACGTATGAAACTGGAACCACAATGGAAGAAAATAATACAGGTGCACAAAACAAGAGGCTCACTGACTGAGAACAACAAACATTAAACTTCTCAAATAAATCGAGCACagcacaaaacaagaaaacaactgAAAAAGTGATTACCTTTGCCAAAAAACACACTTGTGGCTCTTATATACGCAGATAAAAATCAGTGCCGAGCGCTTTAACATACACACGCATCTCTCCTTATCAAACACATACAAGCAgctgaaaataaacacacagacacacacttaatAGCTGGCTGTTCACACATCATTCACAACGACACACAATCTTCTGCCGTTCACACATTATTCAGATGGGCCATAGAAAATACAGATGCATGACAATACATGACGTGTACATATGTAAATACAGTGATTTACAAGAGTATTTTGGAACATGCTTCCtgttagggctgcacgattaatcatCGTGAAAACGATTTATGCGTCACACAAGTAACTGAGCATCATCGTTGcgataataatgttttaaagcaAACACAAAACTCCCGATAAGGTCAGAAAATCATCGCAAAGCTTGTATCTGTTAAACTGCCACTTCACAGGAAATataaaagcacaacattttCACTTCatttgtactattttaatactttttttgcaaaacccacagacaaacattaagggtgaccaatagtaatgatttataaaaaaaaacaagaaataaaaagtggAGTAGCAAGGTTTTATTCCGAAGGTCACAAAATGTTGAATTTTTTGTGGTGGAGTGTTTAGATGATTGATTGCGTGGTTTGAAATATGGATTATACAGATTATAATAAGGCCCAATAAACATgctgaagtgaaattaaaagcCAAAGTTttgaactgacaaaataatcACGTGATTAAAAATCTGAGCGAAATAATCGTGATGATCATTTTACCCATAACCGTGCCGCCCTACTTCCTGtttcaatttttttgtgttttattttacatatagaATTAGGCCTTAAAGATGTTCGTTTGACATTGTTTTGTTGGGTGTATTTTGTTCtaatatttgtgttgtgttaaaaactgaaacagtgcTTCTGGACGAGTGTTATTCACGGCTTGCTAAACGGTCTCTACATCTAAAGCACATAAACATATTCACTCACATGGTTCAAAACAGTATGATTCTTTCTGTGATGTTTTTCAAGTAAATTGATAGCGGATTTGTGAAGCTCTAAAATCCCACAATATTGCAAACAGGTCACTTGGGTGTGATGATCTCGAGTGGTACGGATGACTTTGATGTTTGTCCCTTTACGATCTAGACAATCTCACAGTCAACAGTAAAAAACATTCGTACCATTAAATTAAGAGGATGAATGAATGGCAGAATATCATACTGAGTGaacttgaaaaaaaagacaaagttGAGTCTGAATGTCTGAAGCTCTCTGGTTTCAGTTAAGAGTCTATTAACAATTAACAAACATAAACCTTTGTacgcatcaaacacacacattcacattttCCTTTCTCAGATCTggaaacacttgtaaacctcaAGCGTTTTAAAAGCAACCTTCTAAACAATCCATTACTGCATTTCCTTTAGAAAGTAAACAGGAGATGCAGTAAGTGTGTGTGGATTGGATGGGCGGACGAACGGCTCCGGTTTGTTTTCACACAGAGCCGGTTGAGATTGTTTGTCTGATAGTGTCTTCTTCTCATCCAGCCATCAATGAAACACCTTTTCCATCACAGTAACCTTTGGCAACGCAACCCACGATACACACACGGCTTTCCAGTTAACAGCGCGCCTCTTTCTTCGACCGTAattacatttgacattttcCTCAGACGTCTTTATTAAAACTCCAAACTCTCACAAGGCAAGGTTAATACATAATAATGTCAAAGTAGATTACACATCTCAATTATTTTCCTCATAATAGAAGTTCATTTACATTTGGACATTGCCTACGCTCTCGTACAGGAGGCTCCTTTGACTCCGCAAAAAAGAAAgatagaaaaaaacaattcGCAGGAAAGCTGGAACATGTAACAACAAAGAGATATATTGTATTCCTCTGAGACGAACATTACGTCTTAATAACAGACAGTCATGTAAGCTGTCATGACAACTACAGCAGAGAACACTCGATTTATACTATAATAACAATTCCTGTGTCTGATCTTATAAAGCTCATGTACAATTTTTAAAGAAGGACAACTCTGCGTTTTTAATCCTTTCCGAGTAAGCTGTGTCTCgctaacacacacagaaaggGTCTGTTAACTCACGCTTTGTTTCATATCCCCCAAGGACAAATTATAACCATGCACATGcccaaataaacacacacacacacacacacacacacacacacacacacacacacacacacacacacacacacatttacactgtCTGTCAAAACAGGACGGAGTTTGTGATATCAAAACTCAAACAACTTCACGTGTTTGCCTAGTCAAATGTTAAGTGCTATAAAGTTTGAGTCAAAGCACTCAAGGCAAATTAACGTGAGTGTGCCGTATAAAATTATAGTGTCAGATCATGAGAGAAAATGCGTCATCTCAGCGGTTAGAAAACTTTCTTAATTGATGACAtacacattatactgtatagaaGCACATGATGTTCagaatgcaatactactgtactACACAGTACACATTAGACAATACCTACTATTCAAAAAGGTATACTTCAAATCTTTTTTAAACATCGAGTTTACAGGAATTCAGTATTCTGTGCAATGTGCTCTTTTATACCACATAATATGCATGCATTGCATTTATATGCTTGGACagcaaataaacatgtcttactgAGAAAGTAATCGTTTtataatagaatagaacagatCTCAACGCTACAGTATGGTAGCATCAGACAGCCGCTCACACACGAACCAGCCAAAACCAACATGATCCATTCTGCAGCTGGTCAGTTTATGAGGTCGCAGGTGCCTCGTAGGCCTTGGGAAGTGCGTACCACACAGCACTGGGAATTATGGGTAGGTGTGCTTAAATCAAACATGATCTGCATGCTTCAGCTAACAAAggcatctacacacacacacgtggagCAAAAAATCAGGCCTGCGCTTGTTTAAAACACACATCTCTCGCCTCGGGGTCGCCGAAGTAAACGCCCGTTTCGAGCTTCAACTAACTTAACAATTAGTACACAAATAATCAGATCATGTCACCCCAGACCCAGACAGGACTCCCACATTCCCCACTCCACACCCGCAGGAGGCAGACACGTCTGTGCATGACTGTCTGTTACATGCTAACTGATTCTGACAATGAACAAAATGATCTTGGTGTACATTTCGCAGTCTTTTCGCAAGCCTAAACCACTTTCCACAGATCCCATACTAATGCACCAATAAAAAGCCAGCACTTATTTAACAACAACCCCTTTCTCCACTTTAAGCAACCCATCTCCAGTTTCTGTATACTTCTAGATTACTCTTAGACTAGATTCGCCTACAAGGTTAGTGTCATGCTTGAGATATTGTTGGGGACTGGACAGTGACTTCTATTGTTTCTATATTTTCTATCCCATACCCCTAACTACACACCTCTAAACCAAACCCTCGCAGAAACCTTTTttgcatatttacattttctaccTGGCATCCTTTAGTAGCCTAATAATCAATGTCCTTCACAATGCAGGTGGATCTCAGGGTTTACTATTCACGTGGGGCGATCCGATATCCACAATGGAGGCTACACCCTATGCACACAAATGTACAGAAACAGCTATTACTGTATTACAGATCAGGGAACAgacctaacacacacacacacacgcacgcacgcacgcacgcacgcacacacacacacacacacacacacacacgcgcgcacacgcacgcacacacacacacacacacacacagcactagTAATCTCATATACAGTTTTCATACATGACAAACATTTTCTAAACCCAACCAAACCCCCCATAATTTGGCTTATAAATGACCCCTCTCGTCTTTTTGAACGAGTCAAGACGACTTTAAATGTCCTCATGTGTCGCTTCTCGTGTTTCACTAAACTGAAGGGCATTCTTAAAAACACAGAAGGTTAATGTGATCAACTCACATTCCCACACACACTACAGGCCCGCAGTCTAATGGTTTTCCGTGGGTGGAAAATTAAGCCTTGTCTTGTTTTCCTCTAAACAAAACTATTCTGTTGGCAAGAGCATGATGAACGCACGACACGTGAAACTCTTGATAAACCCACGGCCGACACAAACACACCAGGCGCAACTCACCGGCTCTGTTACTGTATCGATCTCTGGCTTGTGTGGCGCATAACTGACACATTTCTCCCCTCCGGTCCACGATCCACAGCGGCAGTGCCTCACTCTCCTGCGATAAGAGAAGGAGTTGAGGAACGCGCATAAGACACGCCTAGGAACACGCGTCAGCAAAACGGACAGAACCGCCCAAGCAACGAATCATACTATCGCGAAGGCCGctgttaataaatattaatgacgCAGCTAGACGCTCGACCCTGGcaattttaattaatattcctTACTACTAGTAATACATTGATATTGGGATCTGAATCCTCCCAGTTGATCGAATATTAAGATAAAACCGTCTAACTAATATTCCTGAGGTAGATCTTTGCCGTAGTAGGACTCGTAATGAGGCGCGGTGACGAGCACTGCGCTGATACAGCACGAGCGTGCTTGACTTTGACGCAGGGTGGAGCGGGCGGTTGCAGACTATCCTTGTGACATGAAGGTCGTTTATACGCGCTAAACAAACGAGGGGATAAACAACTAAATGCTGAACGCCTTATTTCCGCACTTGATAAAACGACGATAATATGAATTACAACGTTAAAAGTAAATGATACTGATACTTTCATCTGCGCATTTTTAATTTGACAACTTCGCCATCATAGCCATTCGTGATCGTGAACCTTCTAGAGACACTTATTCGAGTCACGTGTTTCAAGATGCTTTACAAATAACATTCGAGCTGGTGACTCATCCAATTATCATACCACTATGAGCAACGTTTTAAATGTACGTAATTAACTGATCTTGAATGTAATACTCGACTCTGACTGACTAGAATTACACCCCTGTCTAACTTATCATAGTGATgtaattactttttaaacaatCCATCTATAAGTAAAACAGCTCACCTAGCCTCAAATTATCACCGGATAATAAGGGTAAAAAAACTTTCGATAATATTTCATCTCAAAATGATGTAATCACTTGAAAAGGGTAGATAAACATGT
The Triplophysa rosa linkage group LG19, Trosa_1v2, whole genome shotgun sequence genome window above contains:
- the lrrc8aa gene encoding leucine rich repeat containing 8 VRAC subunit Aa; amino-acid sequence: MIPITELRYFADTQPAYRILKPWWDVFTDYISIVMLMIAVFGGTLQVTQDKMICLPCKWVVNDTCDQNNVSVSLNSEPKGIKYDLDRHQYNYVDAVCYENVLHWFAKYFPYLVLLHTLIFLACSNFWFKFPRTSSKLEHFVSILLKCFDSPWTTRALSETVAEESDSKPAGKVNGSMDKKASSVSDQDVEASVPMLQRTKSRIEQGIVDRSETGVLDKKEGEQAKALFEKVKKFRVHVEEGDIVHRLYIRQVIIKVFQFIIIICYTIYYVHKIQFKVECKVNIQKLTGYRMYRCAHPLATLFKILASFYISLVVVYGLICMYTLYWIVSRSLKRYSFESIREESSYSDIPDVKNDFAFMLHMIDQYDPLYSKRFAVFLSEVSENKLRQLNLNNEWTLEKLRQRITKNSQEKLELHLFMLSGIPDTVFDLVELEVLKLELIPDVTIPPIIAQLSNMSELWLYHTPARIEAPALAFLREHLKSLHIKFTDIKEIPLWIYSLKNLGELHLTGNLSAENNRFIIIDGLRELKRLKVLRLKSNLTKLPQVVTDVGVHLQKLSINNEGTKLMVLNSLKKMVNLTELELVRCDLERIPHSIFSLHNLQEIDLKDNNLKTIEEIISFQHLHRLVCLKLWYNQIAYIPIQIGTLTNLERLYLNRNKIEKIPAQLFFCRKLRYLDLSHNNLTSIPPDIGFLQNLQSFAVTANRIEMLPPELFQCKKLRTLNLGNNCLTTLPSRFGELTGLTQLELRGNRLEGLPVELSECRLLKRSGLIVEEDLFNTLPPEVKEQLWRSDKEQA